ttcatggTTTGAATGTTATAGAAGTTGAGCTCTTGAAGAAATtgcttcacccatataagtttagttgttagtgatgccatagccctatattcagcttcagctgttgatcgggctactacattttgtttcttactcttCCATAAAATGATATTTCCCCCAAGGAGaacacaatatccagtagtagaccgtctatcaataggcgagcctgcccaatctgcataaCAGTATCCAGAGActtgaatgcttcctttatcttcatataacaaccCTTGTCCAGGAGCCTTTTTTAGGTATCTTAGAATACaaatgatagcattccaatggccaaGACATGGAGCCTACATGAATTGACTGACCACTCCAACTGTAAAAGATAGATCTGgtcttgtaatagtgagataaatcagttttccaacaaGTCTTCTGTATCTTTCTAGATCTGAGAACAATTCACCTTCGCTAGAAGctaatttttgatttgggtccATAGGACTATCTATTGGTCTACATTCAATCATTCCTGtctcttgtaatatatcaagagcatatttcctttgagagACTACAATTCCATCTTTTGACCGAGCTACTTCAATGCCcaagaagtatttgaggcttccaagatctttggtttggaAATGTTTGCATAAGTCTTTcttcaattgagatattccaacaacatcatttcctgtgatgattatatcatcaacatatactattagataaacacatttcccaagagatgtagtacaataaaaaactgaatgatctgcttcacttcGTTTCAagccaaattgttgaacaatagagctgaattttccaaaccaagcacgtggtgacTGCTTGAGACCATATAGAGagcgatgcaatttgcataccattccacactccccctgagcaacaaatcctggaggttgctccatataaacttcgtcctcaagatcaccatgaaggaagACATTTTTTATATCTAGTTGATGAAGTGTCCAATAACGAATAGCTGTCATTGCAAAGAATAGActaatagtagtcatcttggccacAGGAGAGAAAGTCTCACAATAATCAATGCCATAAACTTGAGTGTATCCTTTAGCAACTAAACGAGCTTTGAGACGATCAATGTTGCCGTTTGAATCAACTTTAACTgtatacacccatcgacaaccaactgCCTTTTTACCCTGTGGAAGAGGTACCAACTCCCAAGTTTTATTTTGTTCGAGAGCTTGGATTTCTGCAATCATGGCCTCTCGCCAACCAGGATGAGCAAGTGCTTCTTCCATATTTTAAGGTATATCCACTGAAGACACTGAAGATATAAGTGCACAATAGGAAGGAGATAATCTGTGATAACTAAGAAAGTTATAGATTGGATGTGGGTtgcgagtggaacgagtacctttccGAAGAGTAATAGGCCAACCTGAATCATCTTCGGGAGTTTCGGGAGTCGTGGGAGTAAGTGACGGTGAGGAAGAATCTGAAGGAGAGGATTCACCATTTTTTGGATGTTCTACCTGTGTAACATTTGGAGATGATTGTTCAGGGGAACTGGGACGCTGAGTTGTAGACACAGGAGGAATATGTGACTCAATCATGGGAAGAGGAAGGACTTGATGGATAACCTCAATCTCTTGTTCAGATGAAGTGAAGTAGGGAGTTTGTTCAAAAAAGGTAACATTTGCTGACATAAAGTACTTTTTAGTTACAGGAGAGTAACATCTATAACCTTTTTGAAGTCGTGAATATCccaagaagacacatttgattgCACGAGCAGAAAGCTTATCTAGTCtaggagacatgtcatgaacaaaacatacgcAACCAAAGATTCGAGGAGAGGTGTGAAAGAGAGGTTGGTTGggaaataaaatggaaaaaggAGTTTTATgattaagagaagaagagggcatcctattaataagataacatgcagttaaaaTGGCATCGCCCCAGTGATGAGTGGGAATATGGGCACTAAGCAAAAGAGTACGGGCAGTTTCAATCAAGTGTCGGTTTTTTctttctgctataccattttgttgtggtgtatgaggacaagtagactgatgtagtataccatgagagcttaaAACTGCAGAGAAATTGTAAGAGAAGTATTCTTTGGCATTGTCACTTCTTAGAATTTTGATAACTTGGCCAAATTGAtttttgatttcatttaaaaagGAGGTAAAGATGgataacaattcagaacgatctttcataagataaacccaagtacatcttgaatattcatcaatgaaaGTAACAAAATATCGAAAACCAAAGGACGagacacgactaggtccccaaatatcagaatggataatggaaaaactagaatcaCACGTTGTTTgtgaccttttaggaaaggaagaccGAACGTGTTTTCCGagttgacatgactcacattatAAACTATTGACATTACCAAGTTTAgggaacattttttttaattttaacaaatgagGATGACCAAACCGATCGTGTAACAGTTTAGGAGTAGGAGCTGCAATACATGACACATGGGGatgagatccaaaatggtataatcctcccgcttcatatccttctccaatccgTTTCCCTGTCCCACactcctgtataacaaaggaGTTGttatcaaaggttattgaacaatttaatgatttggttaactgactcaatgaaatcaaattgaaaggacagttaggaacaaataaaacagaTTGGAGATTTAAGGAGGGAGATAGGGAGACATGACCAATGCCCTTTGATGAGACTTTTGaaccatttgcaagggttattaaatgagatttttcttgaaaagaaagggttgagaacaaagaggtattaccggAGAtatgatcagaagcacctgaatCAATTACCCATGAAGTTTGATCTTTGGGAGATTGAGAAATGCACGCTGTACTTGAAGATGTTTGTGCCATGCTATTGGATTTTAACCGTAGGTACTCCTGATATTCATCTTCAGTAAATTTTGAATCTGAAGGGTTAGACTGAGAGATATTAGCGGTTTTTGGAGGAAAACCATGCAAtaagtagcaattctcttgggTATGACCCATCCTATTGCAATATGTGCACGGACCTCGCCCtcgacctccacgtcctccacgtcctcctcctctagtacCACGTCCTCTTCCGCATGCGATAATCATGGCAGATTGCTCTACTGCCCCAAAAGTTTCTTGAGGGTGTGGCATCGGAACCCGAAGAAGACGAGTGGTCAAGGATTCCATGGAGGGAACTTCATGACtggttagaagttgatctcggATATGAGCAAGGTCGGGATGCAGAGCTCGTAGAATCATTACCATATAATACTTGTCTAACCTTGTTTTGATATCTTCAGAAGATCCTGCTTCTAAAAACATCCGTAATTCTTCAGTAGCTGATTGGGCTTCAGCCATAAAAGATACCATATCATGATTCTCCATTTTAAGGGATGCAAGTTTATTCGCCGTGTCATACAGACGTTGAATGTcattggcataaatgctttgagctttcttccaaaaagagTGACATCTTGAAAGCTCTAAGGGATATGAAGATTTGTGGTTCTACGGATTGCCACAACAAAGAACACAATTgaaaatctgcttgtttccattgATCTGCTTTTTTAGCGGGTACGTGTGTTCCATCTTGCTCAAGATGATCATAACATCCGTGGCCAAGAAACCACATTTCAACAGCAGCAgaccaagataaataatttttcccaTTCAGTTTTTCAGAAGTGATATGGGGACTTCCTGACAATGAGATAATGCTGCCAATTGCCATTGCACGGTGTCTATGAATCTGAATTCTAAGAAAAAGCGGCAGTTTATTGAGGAAGCAgcaaaaaaaaagtgaagagaATATTGGCCATGAGCTGCTACTGGCTGGACCGAAGACTCCCTTCTTGCTAGACGTGTTGCTGATCAGAGAGAGGTAGGTCCGGCAAGTCGACAGGAAGCAGCGCGAAGTGATTCCGACGTCGGAATGGCGGCGCGTGAACAGTATGCATCCAAGCTCAGCTGGAGAAAGGTGGCGCGTGGAGAGGATTCTTGGACTGATTCCGGCGGGGTTATCTGTTGCTCGGAGAGGCGCTTCAGATCTGCTGGTCGCCGGACGAAACTGGGTTGACCAACGGTGGCGGACAGCGGCTGACAGCAGCAGAAGGTGGCAATATGTGGTGATGGGTGTGCCAAACAGtgaataaagtttgaaaaacaaGAAGAGATTGATATATGATTATGGTAGATGATGAGTGATAATAGTGGAGCTATATCTGATAGCTCaactgagaaaaaaaatcagagcGAGATCGACctactctgataccatattgaatGAACACAGAAATCATAGAAACATATTATTGAATGAGAAGGCTTGCCTCTTCTCTTACATTAGCATTACATTTATAGGACAAAGAAAGTAACTACCCATTTCCTTTCCAACTCACTTTGGTTGGAACGCAACTATACTGACAGCACACACACAACTCACACTAATCATTctaacaataattctaacagAACCATAAAAGATACTTTacgaattattttattacatcaattaaattaactataaaattttcagtaattttattatattttttattatctttcttctaattcaaacaatattattattagttttttttcctttctattttcTGCTGTCCCTTTAATCTACACAAAAcattaatcttataaaaattgaaaacagaagtaatgaaaaaaaaaaatcatgaaaattaTTGTTAATGAATTAATGATGGTCAATGGCAGAAGTCAatgaagattttaaaataaaaaaaaacatcgtAAACAAAATAAgtatacaataatatataaaaagtaaggAAAATAAACATCaccatttatatatttactagaaatatataaaaagcaATGCccataaatatgaaaatgtaaAGTCAGTCCAAATTATTCGACTATGTATTGATATTGTTACTTAGTTATTTTGATAActtgttttatatataatgcTGACAGGAATATAATGATTATGTTCTAACATTACTCTTCAATCCTTACCAGTTCTTCAACCTATTTATTAATATAGAAAATCCCATATTAAACCTTCTACCGCTGAATTGATTTGTGATTGTTTGTATTGCGGCATTCCATTGCAAACTTTTTCAAAGCAATTATAgctaaaatatcaaaaagtataatttaaaacataggCCTTGAAAATGAACAAAGTATACAGTAATGTGCATTTAGCTAAATTggcagaaaaaataaatttgaaatcatttaatCAAAGGTAAGGAAAGacaagaaattaataaaattaaaccacatcccaaatatcaaataaaatatataggcAAGTTAGATGGGTAATGTGTTACCAAATTCATGTGGCGGGAGAATGTCTTCCCAATAATGACGAACATTTGTTTTCCCTCTCGTGGACTATGCACATTACAACAAGATAGGACAAAACCAAATGTTCATGACTGAAGTTCCAAAACTCAGgtcgtcatcatcatcttcgACCGGAGTTTACACCTCGAGTAGCTTCATATCCACCTCCACTACGAGCAGGCGGGGTTGTGGATCCATAAGGTATATTGTTCACGGGTGGAGCATGTCCATGAGGACCACCAACCCCTCTAGACTGTGTATCATAGCCACCAGCTCTCGATGAATCGTAACCAGTTCCTCTCTGCATATCATATCCTGAACCTCTCTGTGGATCATAGGAAGTTCTTTGAGCATCAAAAATTGCCCCTCTCTTGGAATCATAAGTAGATCCTCTAAAGGCATCGTAACCAGTCAGCCTTTGCGTGTCATAGGTAACACTCCTCTGTGTGTCATAATTAGGTCCTGCAGATGAACCATAACTAGGTCCTCTGGGAGGATCATAACCCGTCCCTGCAGGAGTTGAACCCGGTTGAACTCCAGTAGAAGCAAGTGTAGTAGCACTGCCTCCACCCCCACTGGCTGCAGGGAGGGGACCACGTCCCtgctaaaacaaaaatattccaATTCAAAATCCGAAACAATCTTGAAACATGATCATTCTAACCAGTAAATCTTAGTTTATCATCATATCTCAAGATACCTCACGTTTACTAATACATAACATAAACAGACATTTCAGATCAGTATTGAAATCGACATGTCACGTAAATATGGATATCTAATGCTAGATTAGGAGCTATTTTAACAATATAGAATTTGCATTCAGGTTTTTGAATCTATATCagatttcaatattaatttgaaattcagTTTTAAGGCACTAAGCAAACAAATTGTTTGAAAACCCATTATTAGTGCCTAATctaaacacaaattaaaatcTTTCATCAGTAAGACTACATTTATCACTGTAATTAGAGGATGTTAagatatttatcatattttatcatcattatattgtgtcaaggttatcctatttatcatgattatattatgtctagaaTTACCTagttatcataattatattgtgttaagggtaaccttatttatcatgattatattgtgtctaggattatcctatttatcatgattatattgtgtctagggttaccctatttatcatgattatattgtgtctagcaTTACcgtatttatcatgattatattgtgtctaacattaccctatttatcataattatattgtgtctaagtTATCCTATTTATCGTGTACTCttgtattaatttattcttataaatagaagattatgtaAGGATTAATCTAGAAAATGTTAGAATATAACAGTTGAACACAAAGCATCTATTGCTACCACTATATCATTCCTATTTTCTCTGCACACAAATAATACACTAACAGATTCCCAACTGTTATCATGCAAAACAGCATTGAGCATCATAATcctataaattttgtatttctttgtCATGCTAACAAAAATCATCAGAAAGATGATTATGTTAATTTGGtaccataaaaaaaaaggtgattATCAAAGATTAATAAGTAACAAATGcatatagaaataaaaacagaaaaatccacatattcatttttattagaagatttgaaaattaaaaatattagacaATGAACTAAAATAATGCACTCCCACAAGAAACCCAAAACAGTGTAACGCATCACACACCTGCATGACAGAATAACCATCTTCATAAGCATTTTGCCCCACAGGAAGACCAGAAGCCTCGTTATCATTAGTTCCAGACGTGCCACCATATGGCCCACCTGAATTTTTATTACCCGTGATCAATCCACAAAACATGAAAAATTGAGGGACAAGGGCTCTATTCTAACACAGAAAACAGGTATGAAAGGAGATACGTACTATTTCTCCGATCCACATTAGCAGTGTTTGATAGCTCGGCTCGAAGTTTTTCCACTTCTCTACTCATAGAAACATAGTTCTTTTCCATCACCTGAAGTGACTCAAGGTGAtcattgtataattttttttcgtaGTCAAAAGTGGCCCTGCACAACCAGAACAAAAGATTGTCAAGGACACTAAACATGGCACTCTGGCACTATGCCAACATGCTGTAAGAAGAAGGTATGAACAAAAATCGAATTGGTTGACTTTGAAGTTGACTTGAGTGAATTATGAGTGAAAACGGCAAATTGAAAGTTCAGAGTAAATCTACGACAAGAATCAAACCAAAatgataaatatgtttaatgAGTGATTGTTGGGATTCCAAATAGAATGGCATGAGAATGGAAGATTTACCATCAACCAAAAGAGGATCTATAGCTGCCAAACCTGTTTTTAAAATGTATGTCTACCACATGCTAACCAACCCTGCCTAAAAGGTCAACTGTTGCAAGGTGCCTTAGTATATCTCTGGTCCCAATAGGGTTATACAAAAGGACAAGGAAATGCAGCAGGAATTTGTTCAAAGTTCAAACACTCATAGTTTAAACACTCATAGTTCAGAACAAGATGAAACAACCATTGCCTTCAATTCAAACTATGGAACTCATTTCATCATACTCAAAATCAGGATTTTCAGTAAAACGGTCTCCCGGATTCAAACTAAAGAAATGTAAGagattaaaatcaatttcaacGAGATCCAAAGTAAACAGGTGAgtttaaagaaaagaatttaGCAGAGATAGAAATTACACTTAGGAAAACTTAGGAAGAACTTTAGTGATTGATTAAGTTAGATAAACAGACTACAATATGGTTGCTCAGAGCCTCCACCTTTATGAATAATGAATAAATGGAATGGAACCAGAACAGAGATCAATCCTCAGCCTATGGTTTGATTGTAATACACAACCAAGATTGATGGCAGATGAATAATACCATACTCTAGGAATAAAGTATTACACCCTACTGGAATAAATCCTAATCTTATAAGAATTGAGAGAGTGAGTTTCACAAAACCACATTACATTCCCAAGAATCATATTCTTTCGAATATTATAGCTTAGaatgttttctaaaattaaaagtaatttaaatttaaaataagaaaaaaatgaacgttataagtataataataagtaaattaCCATATTTCCATGAGAATATCACTTTCCCACCCCTTCCTCATGGGAATAAAAACTACTAAAAGCATGGGAATACAGATTTCctgagaataaaaaaaacatccGAGAATCACGGTTGATAACCTACTAACAAATATGGGAATAAATATTCTCAGTCTTATTCCCAGGAATAAAAGAAGCTGTTAAACAAACACTCGTAAGTGTAGTGGGAAACTCATTTCTAAAAGGTTGGATAATATAAAGGATTTTCTTTAAATGAGAAATTTTATTATCATCCCAGCTGATGTGCGATCCacatacatgaattaaatcagTTAGATTGGaaagaacaaataaaactaGAATAGAAAATGACTGTCATGGGCACATTTTAAACAATGGGaaatggagaagatgatgacAAGAAAGGAACAAAGTAAGATACTCATACTATGTACTACAAGATTACcctataataaaaacaaaaaggaaaacaataatattaacaataaacAAACTCATTGGAGCAAAACGAGCTGGCTGGCTCATTTGAAGTCAGAAGAAGCCAAAGGCAGATGCAACAGCATAAttcatgaaaatatttatttaatgataaCAGCTGTAAAGGTAACAGAGCCCCATGAAAAACATAAGCAGTTTGCCCCACTCAAAAAACACCAGAGGGTTGCAAAAGAAGGCATCATACAGATTCTCCGtccttttctctttttgatAGAACAAGTTTTGCAAAGAAATGAATCCCTCTAAAACTGATAAGAGACAAAGCTAagcacaaaaaaaataaaactcttaAGGTAGTCAACATAACTACTCCAGAGTAAGGGGATAAACTATAcattaataacaatataaacacctgtaccaaaaaataaaaagaaaataaatagcTATATAGCAATTTATAGGAAAATGTGTTAGCTTGCATTCTAAATAGACATTTATACCAAACACCTTTCATATTACTAGCACTAATCCCATATTCTTATCATGTACACAGTTCAAGCAAAAAAGACTGCACCCTTGAAAAGTGAAAATTGATTCCTGAATGTGGTACAAGCTACAAATACTTTCTCTAGATAAATACATAATAACATTTGGAGAAATCAAGTTAAAAAGACCCAAGGCTCCATCCCCCTTTGTGTTGGGTCTTTCAAGAGGAAACACCGGGGAGAGTCACCTAATGAACTGAGTTAACCCGTATAAAAGACTATGACACCACCTCCTACCCCAAGCTTTAAGACAATGAATTTGTGGGTCTTTCTTCTTATGTTACttaactttctcatttttactcAATATGGGACTCAAACTTATTTGGATTCCCAAACACTTTGGACTACCACAAATCTACCAAGTATGCATGACACTAGATGCAAATATCAACAAGAAAAACTCTCTTGCTTTGAGGCAGGAAGAATGATCATAAGTAATActaatagattttgaaattagaCAGGGCCCAAAGCTTCACTCATAACACGAGGTACCACTATTGCATGTGGCCTTTCACTTATCTCCAATTCCAAACAATGGAAAACCTCTCGAGTTTATAAAATCCTCAGACATCAAAGAATCATATCCCTGTAAACATAGGCAAAACAACATTTTGGAGAAAGGAGAGCCTTTATAACATTTTCTGCATAACACTGGTCAAGTTCATTGGTTCCTTATATTATTACCCATCTATCA
This sequence is a window from Vigna angularis cultivar LongXiaoDou No.4 chromosome 2, ASM1680809v1, whole genome shotgun sequence. Protein-coding genes within it:
- the LOC108328298 gene encoding protein FLX-like 2 isoform X5 encodes the protein MLFRSLHLSLSLNASDRIISIAAMGSKGRMPPPPHLRRSIPPGPAVMPHQLVAPFDLLPPPQVMEQKLASQHAEMQRLATENQRLAATHGALRQELAAAQHELQMLHAHVAALKGDREQQVRVQLEKISKIESEAQNAEGVKLELQQSRGEAQNLVLARDELVSKAQHLTQELQRVHTDVVQIPALISELECLRQEYQHCRATFDYEKKLYNDHLESLQVMEKNYVSMSREVEKLRAELSNTANVDRRNSGPYGGTSGTNDNEASGLPVGQNAYEDGYSVMQQGRGPLPAASGGGGSATTLASTGVQPGSTPAGTGYDPPRGPSYGSSAGPNYDTQRSVTYDTQRLTGYDAFRGSTYDSKRGAIFDAQRTSYDPQRGSGYDMQRGTGYDSSRAGGYDTQSRGVGGPHGHAPPVNNIPYGSTTPPARSGGGYEATRGVNSGRR
- the LOC108328298 gene encoding protein FLX-like 2 isoform X7, whose protein sequence is MHERAMLHYAMGSKGRMPPPPHLRRSIPPGPAVMPHQLVAPFDLLPPPQVMEQKLASQHAEMQRLATENQRLAATHGALRQELAAAQHELQMLHAHVAALKGDREQQVRVQLEKISKIESEAQNAEGVKLELQQSRGEAQNLVLARDELVSKAQHLTQELQRVHTDVVQIPALISELECLRQEYQHCRATFDYEKKLYNDHLESLQVMEKNYVSMSREVEKLRAELSNTANVDRRNSGPYGGTSGTNDNEASGLPVGQNAYEDGYSVMQQGRGPLPAASGGGGSATTLASTGVQPGSTPAGTGYDPPRGPSYGSSAGPNYDTQRSVTYDTQRLTGYDAFRGSTYDSKRGAIFDAQRTSYDPQRGSGYDMQRGTGYDSSRAGGYDTQSRGVGGPHGHAPPVNNIPYGSTTPPARSGGGYEATRGVNSGRR
- the LOC108328298 gene encoding protein FLX-like 2 isoform X3, which encodes MMEKNYVSMSREVEKLRAELSIQTMLTWIGEVVAMGSKGRMPPPPHLRRSIPPGPAVMPHQLVAPFDLLPPPQVMEQKLASQHAEMQRLATENQRLAATHGALRQELAAAQHELQMLHAHVAALKGDREQQVRVQLEKISKIESEAQNAEGVKLELQQSRGEAQNLVLARDELVSKAQHLTQELQRVHTDVVQIPALISELECLRQEYQHCRATFDYEKKLYNDHLESLQVMEKNYVSMSREVEKLRAELSNTANVDRRNSGPYGGTSGTNDNEASGLPVGQNAYEDGYSVMQQGRGPLPAASGGGGSATTLASTGVQPGSTPAGTGYDPPRGPSYGSSAGPNYDTQRSVTYDTQRLTGYDAFRGSTYDSKRGAIFDAQRTSYDPQRGSGYDMQRGTGYDSSRAGGYDTQSRGVGGPHGHAPPVNNIPYGSTTPPARSGGGYEATRGVNSGRR
- the LOC108328298 gene encoding protein FLX-like 2 isoform X8, yielding MGSKGRMPPPPHLRRSIPPGPAVMPHQLVAPFDLLPPPQVMEQKLASQHAEMQRLATENQRLAATHGALRQELAAAQHELQMLHAHVAALKGDREQQVRVQLEKISKIESEAQNAEGVKLELQQSRGEAQNLVLARDELVSKAQHLTQELQRVHTDVVQIPALISELECLRQEYQHCRATFDYEKKLYNDHLESLQVMEKNYVSMSREVEKLRAELSNTANVDRRNSGPYGGTSGTNDNEASGLPVGQNAYEDGYSVMQQGRGPLPAASGGGGSATTLASTGVQPGSTPAGTGYDPPRGPSYGSSAGPNYDTQRSVTYDTQRLTGYDAFRGSTYDSKRGAIFDAQRTSYDPQRGSGYDMQRGTGYDSSRAGGYDTQSRGVGGPHGHAPPVNNIPYGSTTPPARSGGGYEATRGVNSGRR
- the LOC108328298 gene encoding protein FLX-like 2 isoform X6 translates to MLFRSLHLSLSLNASDRIISIAAMGSKGRMPPPPHLRRSIPPGPAVMPHQLVAPFDLLPPPQVMEQKLASQHAEMQRLATENQRLAATHGALRQELAAAQHELQMLHAHVAALKGDREQQVRVQLEKISKIESEAQNAEGVKLELQQSRGEAQNLVLARDELVSKAQHLTQELQRVHTDVVQIPALISELECLRQEYQHCRATFDYEKKLYNDHLESLQVMEKNYVSMSREVEKLRAELSNTANVDRRNSGPYGGTSGTNDNEASGLPVGQNAYEDGYSVMQGRGPLPAASGGGGSATTLASTGVQPGSTPAGTGYDPPRGPSYGSSAGPNYDTQRSVTYDTQRLTGYDAFRGSTYDSKRGAIFDAQRTSYDPQRGSGYDMQRGTGYDSSRAGGYDTQSRGVGGPHGHAPPVNNIPYGSTTPPARSGGGYEATRGVNSGRR
- the LOC108328298 gene encoding protein FLX-like 2 isoform X4; protein product: MHERAMLHYAAIEKLHVPDEVQNASLSMGSKGRMPPPPHLRRSIPPGPAVMPHQLVAPFDLLPPPQVMEQKLASQHAEMQRLATENQRLAATHGALRQELAAAQHELQMLHAHVAALKGDREQQVRVQLEKISKIESEAQNAEGVKLELQQSRGEAQNLVLARDELVSKAQHLTQELQRVHTDVVQIPALISELECLRQEYQHCRATFDYEKKLYNDHLESLQVMEKNYVSMSREVEKLRAELSNTANVDRRNSGPYGGTSGTNDNEASGLPVGQNAYEDGYSVMQQGRGPLPAASGGGGSATTLASTGVQPGSTPAGTGYDPPRGPSYGSSAGPNYDTQRSVTYDTQRLTGYDAFRGSTYDSKRGAIFDAQRTSYDPQRGSGYDMQRGTGYDSSRAGGYDTQSRGVGGPHGHAPPVNNIPYGSTTPPARSGGGYEATRGVNSGRR